One Scyliorhinus canicula chromosome 9, sScyCan1.1, whole genome shotgun sequence DNA segment encodes these proteins:
- the LOC119971531 gene encoding zinc finger protein 232-like isoform X3, which yields MNNRFVRIQLYENFEEKVMDRILWGNPGLLDGDCSDIVEPRANMEILKEAEMLVNDQAESAETPGPSQQGPALQDTDSFQCFVCGKRFRWPCLLKKHLRVHTGEKPFECVECKKRFSKSSNLIRHQRFHRGEKPFECNVCTKRFSTCNDLKVHQRIHTGERPFECRVCLKRFYTSGHLIRHLQIHND from the exons ATGAAT aacagatttgtcaggattCAGTTGTATGAAAATTTCGAGGAGAAGGTTATGGACAGAATCTTGTGGGGAAATCCAG GTTTACTGGATGGAGATTGCTCAGACATTGTGGAACCAAGAGCCAACATGGAAATCCTGAAAGAAGCAGAAATGTTAGTTAACGATCAAGCAGAATCGGCAGAGACTCCTGGACCCAGTCAGCAGGGGCCTGCCCTTCAGGACACAGACAGCTTTCAGTGTTTCGTGTGTGGGAAGCGTTTCAGATGGCCCTGCCTCCTGAAAAAACACTTGCGTGTTCACACAGGCGAGAAACCATTTGAGTGTGTCGAGTGTAAGAAGCGATTTAGTAAATCGAGCAATTTAATAAGGCACCAGCGATTTCACAGAGGAGAGAAACCATTTGAGTGTAATGTTTGCACAAAGCGGTTTTCTACCTGTAACGATTTGAAAGTGCATCAGCGgattcacacaggagagagaccTTTCGAATGTAGGGTATGTTTGAAGCGCTTTTACACGTCTGGTCATTTAATTCGGCATCTGCAAATCCACAATGACTAG
- the LOC119971531 gene encoding zinc finger protein 232-like isoform X4: protein MDRILWGNPGLLDGDCSDIVEPRANMEILKEAEMLVNDQAESAETPGPSQQGPALQDTDSFQCFVCGKRFRWPCLLKKHLRVHTGEKPFECVECKKRFSKSSNLIRHQRFHRGEKPFECNVCTKRFSTCNDLKVHQRIHTGERPFECRVCLKRFYTSGHLIRHLQIHND, encoded by the exons ATGGACAGAATCTTGTGGGGAAATCCAG GTTTACTGGATGGAGATTGCTCAGACATTGTGGAACCAAGAGCCAACATGGAAATCCTGAAAGAAGCAGAAATGTTAGTTAACGATCAAGCAGAATCGGCAGAGACTCCTGGACCCAGTCAGCAGGGGCCTGCCCTTCAGGACACAGACAGCTTTCAGTGTTTCGTGTGTGGGAAGCGTTTCAGATGGCCCTGCCTCCTGAAAAAACACTTGCGTGTTCACACAGGCGAGAAACCATTTGAGTGTGTCGAGTGTAAGAAGCGATTTAGTAAATCGAGCAATTTAATAAGGCACCAGCGATTTCACAGAGGAGAGAAACCATTTGAGTGTAATGTTTGCACAAAGCGGTTTTCTACCTGTAACGATTTGAAAGTGCATCAGCGgattcacacaggagagagaccTTTCGAATGTAGGGTATGTTTGAAGCGCTTTTACACGTCTGGTCATTTAATTCGGCATCTGCAAATCCACAATGACTAG
- the LOC119971531 gene encoding zinc finger protein 232-like isoform X2, which translates to MALICGNRFVRIQLYENFEEKVMDRILWGNPGLLDGDCSDIVEPRANMEILKEAEMLVNDQAESAETPGPSQQGPALQDTDSFQCFVCGKRFRWPCLLKKHLRVHTGEKPFECVECKKRFSKSSNLIRHQRFHRGEKPFECNVCTKRFSTCNDLKVHQRIHTGERPFECRVCLKRFYTSGHLIRHLQIHND; encoded by the exons ATGGCTTTAATTTGTGGG aacagatttgtcaggattCAGTTGTATGAAAATTTCGAGGAGAAGGTTATGGACAGAATCTTGTGGGGAAATCCAG GTTTACTGGATGGAGATTGCTCAGACATTGTGGAACCAAGAGCCAACATGGAAATCCTGAAAGAAGCAGAAATGTTAGTTAACGATCAAGCAGAATCGGCAGAGACTCCTGGACCCAGTCAGCAGGGGCCTGCCCTTCAGGACACAGACAGCTTTCAGTGTTTCGTGTGTGGGAAGCGTTTCAGATGGCCCTGCCTCCTGAAAAAACACTTGCGTGTTCACACAGGCGAGAAACCATTTGAGTGTGTCGAGTGTAAGAAGCGATTTAGTAAATCGAGCAATTTAATAAGGCACCAGCGATTTCACAGAGGAGAGAAACCATTTGAGTGTAATGTTTGCACAAAGCGGTTTTCTACCTGTAACGATTTGAAAGTGCATCAGCGgattcacacaggagagagaccTTTCGAATGTAGGGTATGTTTGAAGCGCTTTTACACGTCTGGTCATTTAATTCGGCATCTGCAAATCCACAATGACTAG
- the LOC119971531 gene encoding zinc finger protein 565-like isoform X1 — MEKKPFLQFQHNRFVRIQLYENFEEKVMDRILWGNPGLLDGDCSDIVEPRANMEILKEAEMLVNDQAESAETPGPSQQGPALQDTDSFQCFVCGKRFRWPCLLKKHLRVHTGEKPFECVECKKRFSKSSNLIRHQRFHRGEKPFECNVCTKRFSTCNDLKVHQRIHTGERPFECRVCLKRFYTSGHLIRHLQIHND, encoded by the exons ATGGAGAAGAAACCCTTTCTCCAGTTTCAACAT aacagatttgtcaggattCAGTTGTATGAAAATTTCGAGGAGAAGGTTATGGACAGAATCTTGTGGGGAAATCCAG GTTTACTGGATGGAGATTGCTCAGACATTGTGGAACCAAGAGCCAACATGGAAATCCTGAAAGAAGCAGAAATGTTAGTTAACGATCAAGCAGAATCGGCAGAGACTCCTGGACCCAGTCAGCAGGGGCCTGCCCTTCAGGACACAGACAGCTTTCAGTGTTTCGTGTGTGGGAAGCGTTTCAGATGGCCCTGCCTCCTGAAAAAACACTTGCGTGTTCACACAGGCGAGAAACCATTTGAGTGTGTCGAGTGTAAGAAGCGATTTAGTAAATCGAGCAATTTAATAAGGCACCAGCGATTTCACAGAGGAGAGAAACCATTTGAGTGTAATGTTTGCACAAAGCGGTTTTCTACCTGTAACGATTTGAAAGTGCATCAGCGgattcacacaggagagagaccTTTCGAATGTAGGGTATGTTTGAAGCGCTTTTACACGTCTGGTCATTTAATTCGGCATCTGCAAATCCACAATGACTAG